One Candidatus Planktophila limnetica DNA segment encodes these proteins:
- the scpB gene encoding SMC-Scp complex subunit ScpB → MKDIHRHIEAILMVVDEPVSELTLATVLEVTQDEISQALSELTQSYGERGFALKSVAGGWRFYSHPDSASVVEKFVLDGQQSRLTQAALETLAVIAYRQPVSRARVSAIRGVNVEAVMKTLVTRGLVEEYGLEPETGAILYKTTNYFLERLGLNSLEDLPALAPYLPDLEHLDEILDSLVD, encoded by the coding sequence ATCAAAGACATCCATAGGCATATTGAAGCCATTTTGATGGTGGTAGATGAGCCTGTAAGCGAGCTGACGTTGGCTACCGTCCTGGAAGTAACTCAAGACGAGATTTCACAGGCGTTATCTGAGCTGACGCAGAGTTATGGCGAGCGTGGTTTTGCGCTGAAAAGCGTGGCTGGAGGGTGGCGTTTCTATAGTCACCCAGATAGCGCTTCAGTGGTTGAAAAGTTCGTATTAGACGGCCAGCAATCTCGGTTGACTCAAGCCGCACTTGAGACTTTAGCGGTCATTGCCTATCGCCAGCCGGTATCTCGAGCGCGAGTATCAGCCATTAGAGGCGTAAATGTTGAGGCTGTAATGAAGACCTTGGTCACGCGCGGATTGGTCGAGGAGTACGGCCTGGAGCCTGAAACTGGGGCTATTTTATATAAGACCACAAATTACTTCCTGGAGCGTTTAGGGCTGAACTCCCTCGAAGATCTGCCAGCCCTGGCTCCGTATCTGCCTGATCTCGAGCATTTAGATGAGATTCTTGATTCGCTAGTCGATTAA
- a CDS encoding segregation and condensation protein A, producing MDTQLSNGDEVITPENPGFSVHLTNFDGPFDLLLQLISRHKMDITEVALSAVTDEFIAFIRALEISGEGWRLDQATEFLVIAATLLDLKAAKLLPSGEVEDEEDLALLEARDLLFARLLQYRAFKEIAATFNQRIEAFDKTFARVVSLDPALASLLPEVLIGVGASRFAAIAERVLTPKSAPVVAIEHLHSALVSVSEESKLVVEALRKGRTMSFRSLISDASSTLVVVARFLALLDLYRQGALRFNQVVALGDLQISWTGAETGEIETTDEFDVPVVLEDEKADSKVDGE from the coding sequence ATGGACACCCAATTGAGCAATGGCGATGAAGTAATTACGCCTGAAAACCCTGGGTTCTCCGTTCACCTCACTAATTTTGATGGGCCTTTTGATCTGTTGCTTCAATTGATTTCAAGGCACAAAATGGACATTACTGAAGTTGCCCTGAGTGCGGTTACCGATGAATTTATTGCTTTTATCCGTGCCCTGGAAATATCTGGAGAAGGCTGGCGCTTGGATCAAGCTACTGAGTTCCTTGTTATTGCCGCAACGCTGCTAGATCTCAAGGCAGCGAAATTATTGCCAAGTGGTGAAGTTGAAGATGAAGAAGATTTGGCGCTACTTGAAGCTCGCGATCTTCTCTTCGCCCGATTACTGCAGTACCGGGCGTTTAAGGAGATTGCGGCGACCTTTAACCAGCGTATAGAAGCTTTCGATAAGACATTCGCTCGTGTTGTCTCTTTAGACCCAGCCCTTGCTTCGCTTTTACCTGAAGTTTTAATCGGTGTTGGGGCCTCCCGCTTCGCTGCTATCGCGGAACGAGTTCTCACGCCTAAGAGTGCACCTGTTGTGGCTATCGAGCACTTGCACTCCGCACTAGTAAGTGTGAGCGAAGAGTCTAAACTCGTGGTTGAGGCTTTACGCAAGGGTCGAACCATGAGTTTTCGTTCACTTATCTCTGATGCTTCTTCCACACTCGTTGTGGTTGCTCGTTTTTTAGCTCTATTAGATCTTTATCGACAAGGCGCTTTGCGATTTAACCAAGTGGTTGCTTTAGGTGATCTGCAGATCAGTTGGACCGGCGCTGAAACAGGCGAGATAGAGACCACCGACGAGTTCGATGTTCCAGTAGTTTTAGAAGACGAAAAGGCTGATTCAAAGGTCGACGGGGAGTAA
- a CDS encoding ParA family protein, which yields MNAKSTFEEDVATTSALLNKTPKSFPTPKPLTEHGGAKVIAIFNQKGGVGKTTSTINLGASLAELGRRVLLVDFDPQGGLSLGLGVNAHSLPLEQTVYYALMTPTADIDQIVLKSSVAGLDFLPANRDLGTAETTLGAEIGGQQYLKRALTPLKEFYDVILIDCQPTMGQLTINALVASDEVIVPLQCEYFALHGFIELKGNLDKVKSFLNPDLKLIGILATMYERKTLHNREVLGAILEKYPEDVFETIIAKTIRFPETTVVGEPITSYASSSGGAASYRRLARELIARGGAK from the coding sequence TTGAACGCTAAATCGACATTCGAAGAAGATGTGGCAACCACCTCGGCTCTTCTAAACAAAACACCTAAGAGTTTTCCTACGCCAAAGCCTTTAACAGAACATGGCGGCGCCAAAGTTATTGCGATCTTCAATCAAAAAGGTGGAGTTGGAAAAACAACTTCAACAATAAATCTAGGTGCCAGCCTTGCTGAATTAGGTCGTCGCGTATTACTCGTTGACTTTGACCCTCAAGGTGGTTTATCCCTGGGACTAGGTGTCAATGCTCATTCGCTGCCTTTAGAGCAAACCGTTTATTACGCTTTGATGACTCCCACCGCCGACATTGATCAGATTGTTTTGAAATCAAGTGTCGCTGGTTTGGACTTTCTGCCTGCAAATAGAGATTTAGGAACTGCCGAAACAACACTTGGCGCTGAAATAGGCGGTCAACAGTATCTAAAGCGCGCACTTACTCCACTTAAAGAGTTCTATGACGTAATTTTAATTGATTGCCAACCAACTATGGGTCAATTAACTATTAACGCCCTCGTTGCATCTGATGAAGTAATTGTTCCTTTGCAATGTGAATATTTTGCACTCCACGGATTTATTGAACTAAAGGGCAACTTAGACAAGGTAAAGAGCTTCTTAAATCCTGATCTCAAGTTGATTGGCATTCTTGCCACGATGTATGAGCGCAAAACTCTTCATAATCGCGAAGTTCTGGGTGCAATCCTTGAGAAATATCCCGAAGATGTATTTGAAACAATAATCGCTAAAACAATTCGTTTTCCAGAAACGACAGTTGTTGGCGAACCAATCACTTCATATGCTTCATCCTCCGGTGGAGCAGCTTCATACCGTCGTTTAGCACGTGAATTAATTGCCAGAGGGGGCGCAAAATGA